GCGACGCCGACCTCGTACGGGATGCCCTGGTCGCGGCATTCCTGCTCCGTGAGACCGACCATCGAGATCTCGGGGATCGTGTAGATCGCGATCGGCAGCGCGCGCGGCGGCGGCACTTCGCGTCCCGCGGCGTGGAGCATGGCGACGCGGCCCTGGTGCATGCTCGTCCCGGCGAGGGCCGGGAAGCCGATCACGTCGCCCATCGCGTACACGTGCTCGGTGGACGTGCGGTAGCACTCGTCGACCTTGACGAGCCCCTGGTCGTCGACCGCGACGCCCGCCGCGTCGAGCGCGAGCGATGCGATCGCCGACTCGCGGCCCGCGGTCGCGAGCAGGCGCTCCGCCTTCACGGTGCGCCCGCCGCGGAGAGCGATGCGCACGCGCGCGCTGCGGTCCTCGCCGCCGACGTCGATGCCCTCGACGTCCTCGCCGAGCAGCAGCCGCACGCCCGCCTGCTGCATGTGGTGGCAGAGGGAGGACACGATGCGCTCGTCGAGGAAGCGGAGCAGCTCGCGGCGCCGGTCGATGAGCGTCACCTTCACGCCGAGCGCCGCGAACATGCACGCGTACTCGCAGCCGATCACGCCGCCGCCGAGGACGGCGAGGCTCCTGGGGACGGCGTCGAGCTCGAGGATCGAATCGCTGTCGACGACGTACCGGTCGTCGAACGGGATGCTCGCGGGGCGGCGCGGGCGGCTTCCCGTCGCGATGAAGATGCGGTCGGCCCGGTAGATCGCCTCGTCGCTCGCGTTCGCGACGCGGACGCGGTGCGGGTCGACGAAGCTCGCGCTTCCCGGGAGCACGTCGACGTGGTTGCGGTCGAGGAAGTTCTGGATGGTGCGGGTCTGCTGATCGATC
This Myxococcota bacterium DNA region includes the following protein-coding sequences:
- the sthA gene encoding Si-specific NAD(P)(+) transhydrogenase is translated as MQARAHYDALVIGAGPAGWSAALQGSKLGLRVAVAERGAVVGGNCIHWGTVPSKTLRETILKIVAVREAGAFGIRSSSSMRMSIHDLMRHKDSVIDQQTRTIQNFLDRNHVDVLPGSASFVDPHRVRVANASDEAIYRADRIFIATGSRPRRPASIPFDDRYVVDSDSILELDAVPRSLAVLGGGVIGCEYACMFAALGVKVTLIDRRRELLRFLDERIVSSLCHHMQQAGVRLLLGEDVEGIDVGGEDRSARVRIALRGGRTVKAERLLATAGRESAIASLALDAAGVAVDDQGLVKVDECYRTSTEHVYAMGDVIGFPALAGTSMHQGRVAMLHAAGREVPPPRALPIAIYTIPEISMVGLTEQECRDQGIPYEVGVARSGELARGQISGELDGLLALVFHRDDGRLLGVHMIGPRASELIHFGMALLHAGGTIDDVAGAIFNYPTSSEAYRVAALDGLNRL